In a single window of the Alosa sapidissima isolate fAloSap1 chromosome 18, fAloSap1.pri, whole genome shotgun sequence genome:
- the LOC121690079 gene encoding uncharacterized protein LOC121690079, whose translation MDQQGSMFLGLNIRLALVYLALTGICVCCGQHQERSYVFKGFQQSGLQAVRRMGAPDSAEDPMELPPSGEWMAGSDWVRRESERPAPRSHTPGRPQLVRRSSSYSQSGVPSTQTAIRHPSRSLQGSPGSTDPGPVAVVHGSYRPVQSQFGYWSTNPDESRVSIMRHNADWQDSPSVVSSSAINVLGSSAHSRQASASVKQAHGLGAGGDATVSTSVAEQPFKEALSRGGAQYVKIKLHKRPNWIPHPLMVHHEGQGQSLSSVDGSSSYVQHGMVNSPIESRHVQAPQSNIRNVQSVSSRDGYGLDKPKTGELGDPAKRWYRPYKVIHASNSSAMGQPSDAGSSVPGGYQALKNADPQMVARPDGLFDQHRSAGDVRKTTRVKTSRHFTVPRSSVNVWLPSRSDALSLLKNSLDLVSNAGALGSSGSVQSTYNQYSKPIATAVSGKGQSTRTKFQQNEYDGKHHDPNIVTPQYSSSAKPGQNTNVRTSNEPQGFRQNRIEDSKSPVQTKPSQAGSGVSESGPRQTQISPVRHQPTKYYFLSQPGPDTAKGHLSGGVSGATRVPQQTKNSDSALESSSTILGQRHKGTKPSHALTGPYSRVDVGAIQSSRQKEKSREGAALSAIITGNADFGPKFGRLSSVSSPRRGSAPSQGIGKNSRIQTRLGYFDIPSMPLPDYFGADGKTSGHSGSRLTPDVLKTLSRLDHNMARLAQTKSSTSSFVVGTRMNLPASSQKGKPWRKFKPVSLADIGGSVAIRPRKKTRSALESDDDDAALPHPGDVSTLQSSHFPAEQSDDTKRVDDQKPTLLKTHRQRNRDTSDGQHPEQSQKAQQSSSHDTMNIHRRFTPRSGGQVKGRSWDAENQSMVTSANSERNGGLGSSPSTEGSIAPPVAHEKHGVEFDKAVQSDPRTAHLIQSAKSTSSFVAGRHVP comes from the exons ATGGATCAGCAGGGCAGCATGTTTCTGGGATTGAACATCAG ACTTGCACTGGTTTATCTGGCTTTAacaggcatatgtgtgtgttgtggtcaaCATCAAGAAC GCAGCTATGTCTTCAAAGGCTTTCAGCAAAGTGGCCTGCAAGCAGTCCGGAGGATGGGGGCACCTGACTCTGCAGAAGATCCCATGGAACTTCCTCCCTCCGGGGAATGGATGGCTGGGTCTGATTGGGTtcgaagagagagtgagcgccCAGCTCCCCGAAGTCACACACCTGGAAGGCCACAACTCGTCAGACGGTCTTCCTCTTACTCCCAGAGTGGTGTGCCATCTACACAGACCGCCATCAGACACCCCAGTCGCTCTCTTCAGGGTAGTCCAGGGAGCACTGACCCAGGACCTGTTGCAGTGGTCCACGGCAGCTACAGGCCTGTTCAATCTCAGTTTGGCTACTGGAGCACAAACCCAGATGAGTCCAGAGTTTCTATCATGCGTCATAATGCTGACTGGCAGGACTCGCCCTCTGTTGTCTCTAGCTCCGCTATAAATGTTCTTGGAAGCAGTGCCCATAGTAGGCAGGCTTCTGCTAGTGTCAAACAAGCACACGGGCTTGGGGCTGGAGGCGACGCTACAGTGAGCACATCTGTTGCTGAGCAGCCCTTTAAAGAGGCTCTGTCCAGAGGAGGAGCTCAATATGTGAAAATTAAGCTACACAAAAGACCAAATTGGATCCCACATCCCCTAATGGTTCACCACGAAGGCCAGGGGCAGTCCTTGTCTAGTGTAGACGGCAGCTCCTCCTATGTACAACATGGAATGGTAAACTCGCCTATTGAATCCAGACATGTACAAGCCCCCCAAAGCAACATCCGGAATGTTCAGTCAGTGTCGAGCAGAGATGGCTATGGCCTTGACAAACCTAAGACTGGGGAGCTGGGTGATCCAGCCAAACGCTGGTACAGACCATATAAAGTGATTCATGCCAGCAACTCTTCTGCTATGGGACAACCCAGTGATGCAGGAAGCTCTGTGCCAGGTGGCTACCAAGCACTTAAAAATGCAGACCCTCAAATGGTTGCCAGACCAGATGGCTTATTTGATCAACATAGAAGTGCTGGTGACGTCCGGAAAACCACAAGGGTCAAAACCAGCCGCCATTTCACTGTGCCTCGTTCATCTGTCAATGTTTGGCTTCCTTCACGTTCTGATGCCCTTAGTTTATTAAAGAATAGCCTGGACCTTGTATCAAATGCTGGTGCCCTTGGCAGCTCTGGTTCTGTTCAGTCTACTTACAATCAGTATTCTAAACCTATAGCTACAGCAGTCAGCGGAAAAGGTCAGAGCACTCGCACAAAGTTTCAGCAAAATGAGTATGACGGCAAACATCATGACCCTAACATAGTTACGCCTCAGTACAGCAGCAGTGCTAAGCCTGGACAGAATACAAATGTGAGGACAAGCAATGAACCTCAGGGTTTCAGACAAAATCGCATTGAGGATTCAAAAAGTCCTGTTCAGACTAAACCTAGCCAAGCCGGTTctggtgtgagtgagagtggccCCAGGCAAACCCAGATCTCACCTGTGCGCCACCAGCCTACCAAATACTATTTCCTGAGCCAACCAGGACCAGACACAGCCAAAGGCCACCTGTCTGGCGGGGTCAGTGGTGCAACACGTGTGCCCCAGCAGACGAAAAATAGTGACTCTGCTCTGGAATCGAGCTCAACGATTCTTGGGCAGAGACACAAAGGCACCAAGCCCAGTCACGCTTTAACAGGCCCCTACAGCAGAGTTGATGTAGGTGCGATCCAAAGCTCCAGGCAGAAAGAAAAGTCCCGGGAAGGCGCAGCACTTTCTGCCATTATAACTGGCAACGCTGACTTTGGTCCTAAATTTGGCCGCTTAAGTTCAGTCAGCTCTCCGAGAAGAGGATCCGCTCCGAGCCAGGGTATTGGAAAAAACTCTAGAATTCAAACCAGGTTAGGTTATTTTGACATACCATCGATGCCTTTACCAGATTATTTTGGTGCTGATGGAAAAACTTCAGGTCACAGTGGGTCCAGGCTGACCCCTGATGTTCTGAAAACACTGTCACGGTTAGATCACAACATGGCCCGCTTGGCTCAGACCAAAAGTTCCACAAGTAGCTTTGTGGTCGGGACACGTATGAATTTGCCCGCCAGCTCCCAGAAAGGAAAACCCTGGCGGAAATTCAAACCAGTCAGCCTGGCTGACATCGGTGGAAGTGTTGCCATCAGACCAAGAAAGAAGACTCGGTCTGCGCTAGAAtcggatgatgatgatgctgctTTACCGCACCCGGGCGATGTCTCTACTCTTCAAAGCAGTCATTTTCCTGCTGAACAGAGCGATGACACCAAGAGAGTGGACGACCAGAAACCAACTCTTTTAaagacacacaggcagagaaATCGGGATACGAGTGACGGTCAGCATCCTGAGCAAAGTCAAAAGGCCCAACAGAGCTCGTCACACGACACCATGAACATCCACAGACGCTTTACTCCAAGATCAGGCGGTCAGGTCAAGGGTAGGTCCTGGGATGCAGAAAACCAGAGTATGGTGACGTCTGCAAATTCAGAAAGGAATGGTGGGTTGGGCAGTAGTCCCTCTACAGAAGGCTCCATAGCTCCCCCTGTTGCACATGAGAAACATGGTGTAGAATTTGATAAGGCTGTCCAGTCGGATCCCAGAACTGCACATTTAATCCAGAGTGCAAAATCCACAAGCAGCTTTGTTGCTGGCAGACATGTACCTTAA